The following are encoded together in the bacterium CG_4_10_14_0_2_um_filter_33_32 genome:
- a CDS encoding acid phosphatase, translating into MIDFILSINPVLIIVFTPWILAQAIKFIVGAVEGKVDFYNFITTGGMPSGHSTAVCALATGIGLSSGFSSSSFAIAVVIATIVMHDAVVIRGAQGKQAQILNKMIDKFINQKEFNYHHLIGHKPIEVVAGAILGISSAFGIWFLFYV; encoded by the coding sequence ATGATCGATTTTATATTATCAATAAATCCTGTTTTGATTATAGTTTTTACGCCTTGGATATTGGCTCAGGCAATCAAGTTTATTGTAGGAGCTGTTGAAGGCAAAGTTGATTTTTATAATTTTATAACTACAGGAGGAATGCCTAGTGGGCATTCTACGGCAGTTTGCGCGCTTGCTACTGGAATTGGTTTATCTTCGGGATTTTCATCTTCTTCTTTTGCGATTGCCGTAGTTATAGCAACAATTGTTATGCATGATGCTGTTGTAATAAGAGGTGCACAAGGTAAGCAAGCTCAAATATTAAACAAGATGATTGATAAGTTTATTAATCAAAAAGAATTTAATTATCATCACCTAATAGGCCATAAGCCGATTGAAGTTGTCGCTGGGGCTATACTGGGCATATCTTCGGCATTTGGTATTTGGTTTCTTTTCTATGTTTAA